GAAGCACGAGCAAGCAAAAATATGCATATCTCATTTATGTATTCTCATACGTAACAAATAGTTCTAAAAGCTGCTAATTCTGAAAAACGTGAGTGTAAAGATATTAGCTATGTGTAGAGATATTGCGTATAAAGACTTTGCTTGAGTTACTCGCCTAATCCCTTCTAGAATTAAACATAAATTGATTTTGTGAAAAATTTATTACTAGACTTGCTCAGGTCAGGGGGGAAAATGATGAGCCGTCCAATAATTCTTGGTATTGTCGGCGACAGCGCCGCCGGAAAAACAACACTAACACGGGGTATCGCTCAGGTACTCGGCCCAGAGAATGTGACGATTATCTGCACAGATGATTACCACCGTTACGATCGCAAACAACGTGCGGAAATCGGAATCACTGCTCTTCACCCTGACTGCAATTATTTAGATGTGATGCAGCAGCACCTTTCGCTACTACGCACAGGACAGCCAATTCTCAAGCCAGTTTATAGCCATAAAACTGGGACATTCGAGCCACCCCAATATATCAAGCCCAGTAAATTCGTAATTATTGAAGGATTACTCGGTTATTCTACCCGTGCAGCCCGCGATGCATACGACGTTAAAGTTTACCTTGCGCCTCCCGAACAATTACGTGCCAATTGGAAAATTAAGCGGGATACCCAAAAGCGGGGCTACACGCCTGAACAGGTGTTAGCGGAACTAGAGAAACGTGAACCAGACTCAGAGCAATATATTCGTCCGCAGCGACAATGGTCAGATATCGTTGTAAGTTTCTATCCACCCAGTAAGGAAGCTGATGAAAGCAATGGCCACCTGAATGTGCGCCTAGTACTCCGGCCGACAATTCCACATCCTGATTTTACGCAGATTCTCAACTTAAGCAATGATGATTCTGAATCAGCTATCCGCTTGGGATTAGATAGAGATATGACTAAGCCAGTAGATGTTTTAGAAGTTGATGGTCATGCCACTTTAGAACAGGTGAATAACCTAGAGCATATTATATGTTCCGATATGCCTCATTTAAAGAATATATGCGATCGCGAAAGTAACCCAGAACTAGGCAAAATTGCTGGTACAACAGGAGAAACACTCCAAAGTTACCCGCTGGCTCTCACTCAGCTAATTATTACTTACCATATGCTCAAGGCGACGCAAACATATCAATAACAATTGCAAATTACACATTATCCCTTCAATCAAAATGAAGGGATTTAACTTGTTGGCGTAGTTGCTCACTCGCAGTTCACCTCGAAGTGATGATTTGTTCACACTTTTCTCTGAATAAGACATATCTTACGAATAGGTTATCTCTACTTTCAGAAATAAATGCGATCGCAGTTTATAAAAGTAATGCCTCAATCTTTGCCTGTACTTCTTCAGTTACCTCTACTGGTACAGACTCAACAAACTGAAGAATACGAGCTTTCCAGCCTAAACACTTAATCTGATCTGTGAGAATAACTCCGTAGGTTTTTAGCCCAGAAGGTAAAACTACTTCAAAAGGATATCCCTTCTGATGCTTTGTAATCGGCATAAATAAAGCCAGGGAGCTTTTCTCGTTATATGCATAGGGCGAAATCACAAAAGCAGGTCGATGTCCCTTCTGTTCATACCCTTTAATAGGATCAAAATCTAAAAAAACAATATCTCCCCGACTAGGAATATAAGAATTTGCCTGTGTCACCAAACCTCTTTCCCCACAGCCAGCCCACTATCAACTTCAGCATGGAGATTTTCAGAGGTTATTCCCTTTACAAGCTCATCAAGTGAATATCGCTTGCGCCTCTCTCTAGGTTTCACTACCAGATTTCCATCTACAACGCTAATATCCACTTCGGAGCCTTCAGCTAAATTGATCTCTTTCGCTAAATTTTGTGGGATGCGTACAGCAAGACTATTTCCCCACTTAGCAACAGTTGCAACCATAAGGCATTAATTAATTCAAAGAAATAACTTTCCAAACATCGTATCTGCCAACAGTGTAGATACAATGTTTATACAGAATAACAATTATAGTTAGGATTTAGCAACTCTTGCTAAATAGCCGTATATGAGCGCAAGATGTGTAGACAAGATAAAACTTGCTTAAATTAAAGATTCTGTCAATTAGGATGATTGCGATCGCAAACAAGGGATAACTAAAGATAGTTCCATTTCAGGTAACTATTTAGTGCTTCTATGACCTATTGCCTCAGAATTGCCGATATACCCACAAATGAGCGTCCACGTGAGCGTTTAATGACGCATGGCCCCAAAATTTTAGCTACAGCCGAGTTAATTGCAATTCTCTTAGGCACTGGTCAAGGGCCAGGAAAACTCTCAGCAGTTGGTTTAGGACAATATATCTTGACTGAATTGAGTAAGCATCAGCGAGATCCCCTGGCAGTTCTTCGAGAAGTTACCCCCGCTGAATTGATGCAAATTCCTGGTGTAGGCCCAGCCAAAGCGACGACCATCATGGCAGCAATTGAATTAGGTAAACGCGCCTTTCAATCCCGTCCTTTAGACCGTACAGTAATTGATAGTCCAGTTGTTGCTGCGGCTGCACTGAGTCAAGATTTAATGTGGCAAACACAAGAACGTTTTGCAGTTCTAATGTTAGATGTCAAGAATCGCTTACTGGGTACACAAATAATTACCATTGGCACAGCAACCGAAACCCTAGCCTCTCCCCGTGAAATTTTTCGAGAAGTTATTCGACAAGGAGCAACGCGAGTAATAGTTGCTCACAATCATCCCTCCAGTAATCTAGAACCGAGCCAGCAAGATATCGAATTAACACGCCAGTTATTAGCAGGAGCGCAATTTTTAGATGTCCCGCTGCTAGATCATCTGATTTTGGGCAATGGTAATCACCAAAGTTTGCGAGAAATAACAACATTATGGGATGAGTATCCCCAAGGTGATTAATACAATTTCAGGTGGGGATTAACAAATATTCCCCTTGCCCTATCTCCTCTATTATTGATTGTTATTCTGTATTAGCCATGATAGTATAAAGAGCCTTGGGCGATTAGCACAGTGGTAGCGCACATCCTTCACACGGATGGGGTCACTGGTTCAAATCCAGTATCGCCCATTAATAATTGTCTCAGCGAACAAAAATTAGGGTAGTGTATAAAGTCTGATCAGCAGATGTTATTAAGCCAGAGTTTATCAAAAGTTTTTGGCAGAAAGTAAGCATAACAGAAGATTCTGATGACTGCTGGGAATGGTTATCTGCAAAAAATTCTAAAGGTTATGGCAGAGTAAAAATAGAGTGCTATTTCCTATGGATATCCACGCGCAGCTTGATGATAAGCCTTAAGCTCGACTTTATCCATTTTTTTGACAACGCGATCGCTATCGCTGAAACCACTGTGGGACAGTCTTTTTACTTTTTTGACTTCATCGATGAACTGTGACATATAAAAAGTATTTGCCAAAAAGCCAGGGTTTTTGCCGGATAATAAAACCGAGTTTTTAATTTTGGATAAAGTCGAGTTAAGAGGATGTTTGAAAAGTATTTTTGGTAACATCAAAATCTCCTAAACCTAACCCCCCTAGCCCCCCTTCCCTACGAGGGAATGGGGGTTTCAAAGCCTATCTCCGTTTAGGGGAGAGGTTTGGAGAGGGGTTTATAGTATACTTTGCGACTTTTTAAATAACCTCTAAGTAACCTTTAACTGAAACGCCTGAATAAATTGATAACCAGTAACTAATAACTTGTTTTGTATATTTAAAACTAAAAACTGCTCTTGCTGAGAATAACAGACAAGAGCAGTTTTTAATAGAAATGCCCAGAGCAAAAATTTAGGCATCCTCAAGTTCAAGTTGAGCAACAGTAACAGCGTTAAAGGCGAAAGCCAAAACTAACGGCATTGGAGACTGAAGCAAAAATGTAGAAGCTACAGCTAGGATTGTTCCAATTATTGCTGAGGTTGACCACATCCTTTCTTCAACAGTTAATCCTTTTTGGGCTTTAATCGTTCTGAGAACTTCAACCGGAATTGGTTCAGGCATTACGCATCCGGGAGGGAAAGCCCAGAAGTTATTACGGCGCTCAACAAATAAATCTGTCCAGCCATTTTCATGACACCATGTCTCGATCCATTGAAGTGAGTAATGATTCATCATGGGTATTGTGAATTACGTTGGTTGAATTTGTGTAGTTATTGAATATAAATATTTTGGAGATTCCTGACAAGCCAACTGAACCTTATAAAATTAACGTTAAGTCATGCAATTTTTACGCTTTGGTTCAGCCTTTGAGACGCATTTTAAATTCCGCTCAAACATTGCTTTCCTTAATTAAAAGACTAACAGGCGATCGCACCTGTTTAAATCAAAAGACAATAAACTTTACCTGAAAAAGAGAACATCAAGAGATGTAAAGACCTACGTTAGGACTCGCTGATATATAGCTATGTCATCTACCTTCAAAGTTAAGAAGTGTAAATATGATCGCTTTCTATTTTTTATTCAATCCTTTTAAAATCATAAATTTTTAGGCTGAGCTTATCTCATTATTAATAGAGGCGTATTACCAATACTTAACCATTTAAAAATCATTTACATCTGTAATAGGTAATAACTTTCTGTATTTTGAGTGCGATGCATGACATTACAAAATATTAAGCAGTAGAAAATATAGATTACCCAGATTTCGGGGAAAGGCTGCTAGTAGTAATTTAAAACGATGCCTTCAAGCTAATAGCCAAATGCGATAAGCTGACAATGCAGCGATTGGAAAGCAAATTGGCTATCTATATGTTTTGGCGGCGAGGCTTAGCATTACTTCTGTTAATTATTCTCTTGTGCGTGGCTCATCCTGCACTGGCAGATTGGACACATCCACTGTCATTTAGTAATGCGGAGTTGACAAGACACGATTTTTCTGGCGAAAGCTTGCAAGCTGCGGAGTTTTCTAACGCCAATCTCGAAATGACAAACTTTACAAAAGCTGACTTGCGCGGAACAGTATTCAGTGCTTCAGTGATGACACAAGCAAATCTGCACGGAGCCGATTTAACTAATGCAATGGTGGATCAGGTAAACTTGAAGGGAGCAGATTTGAGCGATGCAGTTTTCAAAGAAGCCCTTTTGCTCCGTGCCATATTTACTGATGTAAACATAGACGGTGCAGATTTCACTGATGCAGTTTTGGATAGGGCGCAAATCAAAGAACTGTGTGAGAAAGCCAGTGGAGTAAATTCTAAAACTGGTATAGAAACTCGTGATTCTCTAGGATGTAAATGAAGCGTGTTGGTGTAATTGGTGGCGGGCAACTTGCCTGGATGATGGGAGATGCAGCACAGAAGCTAGGAGTAGAATTACTAATACAAACTCCTAGTAGAGATGATCCTGCTGTAGCGATCGCCCAAGAAACTATCTTAGCTCCAGTCGATGACGCCAATGCTACAGAAATATTAGCGAAAAAATGTGACGTCATCACCTTTGAAAATGAATTTGTTAATTTAGAAGCTTTATCCTCACTAGCACAACAAGGCATAAGCTTCCGCCCCAGGTTAGAAGCTTTAGCTCCTCTTTTAGATAAATATCATCAGTGCTGCTATTTACGTGATTTGGGATTACCTGTACCTCAATTTTTCGCACTCGACAAACTGGAAAATCTAGAATCCAAAATGGAATATCTCGGTTTTCCCGTAGTCCTCAAATCCCGACGCCACGGTTATGACGGACAAGGTACTTTTATAATTCCTGATTTGGCAACTTTGCAAGAGAAAGCAGGTGTCACCAATAAGGAATTAAGTCAATCACTCTTTTTGTTAGAAGAATTTGTGCCATTTGACAGAGAACTAGCAATAATTGCAGCTCGTTCTGTGGATGGAGAGATTGTAGCTTACCCAGTTGTTGAAACCCAACAAGAACAACAAGTGTGTCGGCGGGTAATCGCGCCAGCTGACATTACACCCAATCAAGCAGCAGAAATAGAAGCGATCGCACACACTCTATTAAATAGCCTACAAGTTGTGGGAGTTTTTGGCATAGAACTATTTCTCACTGCCCAAGGTAAAGTCCTGGTAAATGAAATTGCTCCCCGCACCCACAATTCTGGACATTTCTCGATTGACGCCTGTGAAACGTCTCAGTTTGAGCAGCACCTGAGAGCGGTTTGTGGTTTGCCTTTAGGTAATCCCAGATTGCAGTCTACTGGCGCTGTCATGGTAAACCTTTTGGGTTATGAAAATTCTCACAACGACTATCAAAGTAAACGCCAACAATTAGCAGAGATTCCCCAAGCGCACGTCCATTGGTATGGAAAAACAGAATCACGTCCTGGACGCAAGCTAGGACACGTCACCGTTTTGCTGGACAATCAAAACCAAGATAGTGCAAGTGTTATAACTCAAACCGTAGAAGCTATTTGGTATCCCAGCTAAAATTTCTAGAAACTTTCGATTATTGAACACACAACCTGTTTGAGAAAGCTATAATGAGTTAGTTGCACTACGACGTTGGTGACTGCCATCAAGTTTTTTGATCTATGCCTTTAAAGACAAGGGAGTCAACTGTTCTCGTGGCAGTATACCGGGCATGTACCCGGAAACTTTAAACGAGGAATTAGGTTCCCACCTGGTTTAACCAGGTCATAAACTTAGGTAAAACGGCGTCGCGGTGGACTTAAAATTTTTAGCTCCCAAATTCCTTGAGAATTTGGGAGCTTTAATTATTTAAATAAGTATAAGTTATAAGATAAATAAGAAATTAAAATTTGAAATTTAAGAATAGGTGCTTCCAAACACCAAATCTGTATAACTCGATTCTAATTTAGGTGCCATTCAGAGTTAAAATTACATGATTGCGTTAAATTGTGGTTAAAGCTACAAAAAATTGTCAAAACAACTAACTAATTCCGTGTTTCCAGCCTCGGTTTTTCGACTAGACAATGGTTTAACGTTTATTCATCAAGAGATTCCCACTACCCCTGTAGTTGTGGCGGATGTCTGGGTGCGTGCTGGAGCCACCCTAGAGCCAGAACCGTGGTTCGGTATGGCACACTTTTTGGAACACATGATTTTTAAAGGGACAGCGACGCTACCCCCTGGGATGTTTGATCATAACATTGAAAACAGGGGTGGCGTGAGTAATGCGGCTACGAGTCATGATTATGCTCATTACTCCCTCACTACAGCAGCTCCTTATCTAAAAGACACGCTCCCCCACTTGGGCGAACTGCTACTAAACGCGGCGATTCCAGACGATGAATTTATCCGCGAACGGGACGTAGTACTAGAGGAAATCCGTTCTTGTGAAGACGATTCCGACTGGATAGGATTCCAATCTTTAATTCAAAGCGTTTACCAACACCATCCCTACGGACGTTCGGTGTTGGGTACACAAAAAGAGCTGATGCAGCAGTCACCAGAAGCAATGCGCTGTTTTCACCGCACTCATTACCAACCAGAAAACATGACAGTGGTGATTGTGGGAGGAATTGGCGAACAGCCAGCTTGGGAACTAGTCAATCGCTCATTTGTTGATTTTGCCGAACGTGCTAAATGTCCACAATCTAAAAAAGTCGTAGAGCCAGCAATCAAAGGAATTCGCCGTCAGGAAATTTCTCTACCACGTATAGAGCAGGCGCGACTAATAATGGCGTGGTTAGTACCAGGAGTTGAAGAACTCCGCACTGCTTATGGTATAGATTTGTTGTCGGTGTTATTGGCAGAAGGACGAACCTCACGTTTAGTCAGAGATTTGCGTGAAGATTTGCAATTGGTACAGGGAATTTGTAGTAACTTTTCCTTACAACGGGAATCAAGTTTATTTACAATTACCGCTTGGTTGGAACCAGAAAATCTAGAGCAAGTTGAGTCTTTGATTTGCGCTCATTTGGAGGATTTGCAGACTATAGAAATTAGCGAACAGGAACTTACTCGCACACGTAGACTGTTGTGCAATGACTACTCCTTTTCTACCGAAACGCCGAATCAGCTTACCGGACTTTATGGTTACTACAACACCATCGCTCAAGCTGAAGTAGCCGTCACATATCCCCAGCAGGTTCAGTCATTTAATCCTCAAGAACTGCAACACTTAGCTAAACAATATCTTTCACTACAGGATTACGCGGTTACTGTACTTAAACCTTGTTAGTCATTAGTTATTAGACTTCTTGCATGAAGATTTTTTTGCCTCACGCATACCGCCAAAGGCGGAACTCGGAGAGTAGGCGCAAAGAAGAGCGCAAAAAAACAACTTTTGTAAGAAGTCTATTAGTGAAAGACTAATGACAAATGACCAATGACAAAGGACAAATGACTAATGACAACCTTGCTGCAAAAATCGCCCATCCATCGCACTGTATTGAACAACGGTATTGTAGTGCTGGTGGCAGAAAACCCAGCGGCGGATATAATTGCGGCGCGAATATTTGTGCGTGCTGGAACTTGTTACGAAAACCGGGAACAGGCGGGGTTGTCGCATTTGCTGTCAGCTGTGATGACAAAGGGATGTGGTGGACTTTCGAGCTTGGAAATTGCTGAAAAAATTGAGTCTGTGGGAGCGAGTTTAAGCGCAGATACCTCAAGCGATTATTTTTTGCTCTCTTTCAAGACGGTGACAGCTGATTTTGCGGAAATTTTAGCATTGGCAGGGCAGATTTTGCGATCGCCTACCTTTCCTGAAACCCAAGTAGAACTAGAACGGCGTCTCGCACTACAAGATATTCGCTCACAGAAAGAGCAACCGTTTACTGTCGCCTTTGAGCAGATGCGGCAGGTAATGTATCAAAATCATCCCTATGCTGCATCAGTGCTAGGAGATGAGACAACCATGAACAGCGTAACTCGTGCGGATTTAGTAAAGTATCACGAGACTTATTTTCGTCCAGATAATGTAGTAATAAGTATTGCTGGTCGAGTCACACCAACAGAAGCAGTGGCGTTGGTGATAGAACTTTTCGGTGATTGGCAAGTCCCAACACAAGCACTGCCTACACTCAATTTACCGGAAATTATAGTAGAACCACAATCAAGGCTCAAGCCTCTACATACGCAGCAATCAATCGTGATGTTAGGTTATCTCGGCGCAGCGGTGAATTCTGCTGATTATGCACCACTGAAGTTGCTCTCTACCTATTTAGGTAATGGGCTTTCGAGCCGCTTGTTTGTGGAATTGCGAGAAAAGCGGGGTTTAGCTTATGAAGTATCCGCATTTTACCCAACAAGGCTATTTCCAGCGTCATTTTTGGTTTATATGGGTACAGCAGCAGAAAACACCAGTGTAGGCTTAGAAGGACTGCGGACAGAAGTAGACCTACTCTGTACTACAGAAATATCCGAAAGCGCACTGCAATCTGCGAAAAACAAAATATTGGGGCAGTACGCTTTAGGTAAGCAAACGAACGGACAAATTGCTCAGATATACGGCTGGTATGAAATTTTGGGCTTAGGAATTAATTTTGACCAGGAGTTTCAAGAACTGATTGCAGCTGTAACTGTTAAAGATGCGATCGCCGTAGCTTGTAAGTATTTACAGGAACCTTATTTGTCTTTAGTCGGTCAAGAAGAAGCAATTTCTAGTGCGATCGCATAGCACATTTTTATGCTGAAGGGTTTTCTTTAAGAAACACCCAGAAATTATACGGGTAATTACAATTCCACCAGCTGTTTTTTAGACCAAGCGGCTGTACTATTAGCATCAGAAGATTCCGAGGGGAAATTCCATGAAAGACAGCCTGAGAGCAGGTATCTTGAATTACTTACGAACACTAGATTCAACTGTAAATAGCTGTAAAATGGAAGACGAGCAAAAGAGTTGGTGGACAAAGCGGTCTAAATCTAGCTTGGCGATTCAAATACTTCTGTTCTCCTCTATGCCTCTGCTCATTAGCTGCTTCAATGTAGTATCAATTGCAGCACCACTAAAAATAGCTCAAGTAAATCCCAGTGATGCCATCAAACGCCCTACACTCAAAGTAGGTAGCCAAGGAGAGCGCGTATCTGAACTTCAGGCAGCCTTAAAACTTTTGGGTTTTTACTCAGGCGCAGTAGACGGCGTTTATAGCGAGAATACGGCCAGTGCTGTTTCCCGATTTAAACAAGCAGCCGGTTTGAGTCCTGATGGCATAGTTGATGCTACCACTTGGCAAAGACTTTTCCCTAACCAACCGATAGTCGCGCCAACCATCTCCTCATCAAATACGACAAACTTTCCCGTTCCAACTCAGGCTAGCAACGTTACTAGGACTGTGAATACTAGCCCTACTGCCCCCAGACCTGCTAAAACTCAAGCTGTAAATTCTAGCCCAGAGCCAAGACCTGCTAAACCAAGACAAAATACAACTTCAAGAGTACAGAAAACACCAAATCGTACTGCTGCCTCAACTACTAGTAATCAGCCAATCACACGTACACAGCAAATCCCTGGTGTTCAATACACCTCAGCCGGATTGCCGATTTTGCGTGTAGGAATGCGTAATTCAGAAGTTAATAGGTTACAAGAAAGACTAAAAAAACTTGGTTTCTTGGATGAAGGTATAGATGGAGACTTTGGCCCAACAACAGAGACAGCAGTAAAAGCTTTACAAAAGCGGTATGGTCTAGAGCCTGACGGCGTAGTTGGTGGATCTACCTGGGAGATTCTTTTGCGACGTTAGCCCCAAGAGAGTTAAGCTGATACTAAGTACGGACTATTTTAGACAAAAGTCAGAAAGAACTTTTTTGCGCGGTTTTTCCGTTCATCAGTTCGCAGAGTCAACAGACTTCTGGCATTTAAGTCCGCTACTTGAGAAAATTGTAAATCATACCATTTCAAAAATCTTTGCAACATATCAATCAACTGTAAGGGCGCTACAGCTATCATGCGTGTCAACTTAAGCCTTGGCGAATAGAATTGCCTGCGGCACACTTCGTGAACGCGGCTACACAGGCAAAGTCCCTTCGGGTTCGGGGGTGACGCTCAAGAGCGTCGCTAACGCATACCCTACGGGAAGGCGTTCCGCCTACGACGGAAGCCGCTTTGGCGCTAGCTTCTCCCTTTGGGAGAAGAGCGACCCCCTCACCGCCTGCGCGGACTAATAAAAAACCAAGGTCTTGAAACTGAAACCCACGGAGGTGGGTTTGGTTTATATAGACGCGGTTTATAACCGCCCATTTCGCGTTAAGTTGACACCAATGAATAGCTGTGCGCCCCTACCCATGAATGTATAGCAGCTATTTCGGAAACTATATTACATTTGTAGGATTTTTATAAATTGTGCAATTTTTGAAGAATTTAATTCTCGATACATCCTGGAATACGATAAAGATACCCCAGTTAGAAGTATCACTCAACGCCAGTGCTGAAAAACTACGTGACTTTTGTACTAATACAAGAGGACGGTAATTATAAGAGTCAAACAGGACGTCTTGTCGTGTTACGGATCACAATGGCTCATAGTGAAATTAATTAAACTTACTGCTAATTCCTCTAGAAAAGCTTATGCTACACTTTTTATTAACTTGGCTCGGTACTGCGGTGGCGTTATTAATTACTGCTAATATCGTTCCTGGATTCATTGTCAAGACTTTTGTAGCTGCCCTTGTTGCTGCTCTTGTTGTTGGTTTAGTTAATGCCTTTATCCGCCCAATTTTGCGGATTTTAACGTTTCCGATTACATTACTTACCTTTGGTTTATTTACATTTGTGATCAATGCCTTAGCCCTTTGGCTAGCAAGTGCATTAACTCCTGGCTCTGATTTTCAAATTAGAGGTTTTTTGCCTGCTTTGCTGGGTTCAATTGTGCTAGCGATTGTTTCTAGCATCATCAACTATTTTCTCAGAGTAGTTGATTAAGAAAAATCAACAAAGTAGTGGAATGCAATAGCAAAATATAGGCGTAGTACATACGTCTACGCACCTTGTTTTTAATCTGACTCTTGGGCAACGGCTATCGTCACTGCTCCTGGTTGCCCTTCTAACCGGAAAATTTGTTTAGGAACTAAGAACCTCACACCCAATTCCTTTTTTCCAGCAAAAAAGGAAGCAATTAAAGTCGAGGTAAACTGAGAAGCTGCCAGAATAGCCGCAGCTTCAGCTACGCTAGGTGTAGCCACTTTTGTTTGAGTGATTTTGGCTGGGTTAGGGACAGAGATAGCAGAAAGGATTTCTGAAGAAAAAGTTATCAAGGGCAAATTGCGTAGGCGGCAAAGTTCTATTAAGCCAACTTCCGAGGCTTTAGTGTCAATGGTAGCAATACCTGCGATCGCACTTTCGGCAAGTTGATTTTCTCGAAAAACCTGCCCAATTGCCTTGTCAATCAACTGCTGCGAAGTTCCTCGTTGACAACCAATTCCTACCCAGAGAAGTTGTAATTTTAACTGCACTTGCTGCAATTTCTCGTTCACAACAGAGTTTATACTAAATTTAATTTTTTATTTATTGTTTCTTTTAAGTTACGCAACAATCCCGGAAAATCTTGCTACTCAACGTTTTTCACGTAATCGCTTATGTATGACGTTCAGTATGATACATAAAAAATGATCTTTAGAATACTTTTCTCTCCAAGTAAAAATTATATATTTTGCACATCAAGCACAGTAGGAAAAGCCGAGAGGGAGATAAGGTAAAAAGTACAAGGTAAAAGGCAGATTTACTTCTTCATTTTCGATTCCCTTTATATCCTTGTGGCGCAAGCATTTCGCCTGCTCTTTCTTGGCGTTCCGTTTTTTTTCTTCTCCGTTGCAGCAAGATCACAACAGCTGCGACGGAGTTTTGCTTTTTACACTTCTTCCCTCTAGACTTTCGCTCTTTGATGCTCCTTGGTATTTAAGGTGATAACCTTCATTTAACTATTTGTCAAGATTTTTTTGAAAAAAATAGGTAAATCTTTTGTGAAAAAACTATCTTTTGGCAAAGCAGCAAAAAGTTAAAGTAAATTATCGACAAATCCGAAATGATATAAGTGATTGGGAACTGGGGAAGGAATCTGCCCACAAGAGGTGGGGTTTTGATCAAATCTCAAGAGTCTCTAATACATAAAGGGGGCTTTGTGTTCCCCAATCTCTAATAAGTAATGAATACGCTATAAAAATTTGTCATATTTGTTGTAAGTAAATATGGCTATTCTTGCGCGTCAGCTTTCCTTAAACTCCGCACCACGTTCTTATAACCATTAAATTCTGCAATCATTAAAGCAGTATAGCCACCCTGGTTTTTTAAATTCACATCTGCCCCAGCTTGGAGTAATAGCTGCACAGCTTCGCCGTAACCTGCGGAAGCAGCCCACATCAACGCTGTGGCTGCGGCTGTGTCTTGAGAATTCACATCTGCCCCTTTTGCTAACAGCAGTTGTATTACCTCTATCTGGTTTTTTATTACTGCTTTGGTTAAAGCTGTTTTGCCATCATCCCCTGGGATATTGGGATCAGCACCATATCCTAGCAAAACCTTTACTGTCTGGGTGTGTCCTTGTGATGCCGCTAGTGTTAAAGGTAACTCACCAAGATTTTTCTCATGAATATTCGCTCCAGCACGTAGCAGTGCCTCAACTATTTGGCTGTGTCCCTGCAACGCTGCTACAAGCAGTGGTGTATCACCCAACTGGTTCCTGATTTGCACATCTGCACCCCGGTTAAGTAACACTTCCACTAGATCAACATAGCCTTCTACAACAGCAAGGTGTAGGGCAGTTTCACCATCTTGGTCTTGGTGATTAATCTCAGCGCCCCCATCCAGTAAAGCAGTAGCGATCGCACTGTGTCCAGCTGCCGCTGTTGCTAGTAGGGCAGTTCCACCACCGGAGTTTTTCGCCTTCATGTCAGCCCCTGCGGACAACAATGCTTGCACAACTT
This region of Nostoc sp. UHCC 0302 genomic DNA includes:
- a CDS encoding pentapeptide repeat-containing protein, whose translation is MFWRRGLALLLLIILLCVAHPALADWTHPLSFSNAELTRHDFSGESLQAAEFSNANLEMTNFTKADLRGTVFSASVMTQANLHGADLTNAMVDQVNLKGADLSDAVFKEALLLRAIFTDVNIDGADFTDAVLDRAQIKELCEKASGVNSKTGIETRDSLGCK
- a CDS encoding AbrB/MazE/SpoVT family DNA-binding domain-containing protein; translated protein: MVATVAKWGNSLAVRIPQNLAKEINLAEGSEVDISVVDGNLVVKPRERRKRYSLDELVKGITSENLHAEVDSGLAVGKEVW
- the mazF gene encoding endoribonuclease MazF, whose translation is MTQANSYIPSRGDIVFLDFDPIKGYEQKGHRPAFVISPYAYNEKSSLALFMPITKHQKGYPFEVVLPSGLKTYGVILTDQIKCLGWKARILQFVESVPVEVTEEVQAKIEALLL
- the radC gene encoding DNA repair protein RadC, producing MTYCLRIADIPTNERPRERLMTHGPKILATAELIAILLGTGQGPGKLSAVGLGQYILTELSKHQRDPLAVLREVTPAELMQIPGVGPAKATTIMAAIELGKRAFQSRPLDRTVIDSPVVAAAALSQDLMWQTQERFAVLMLDVKNRLLGTQIITIGTATETLASPREIFREVIRQGATRVIVAHNHPSSNLEPSQQDIELTRQLLAGAQFLDVPLLDHLILGNGNHQSLREITTLWDEYPQGD
- a CDS encoding phosphoribulokinase, which encodes MSRPIILGIVGDSAAGKTTLTRGIAQVLGPENVTIICTDDYHRYDRKQRAEIGITALHPDCNYLDVMQQHLSLLRTGQPILKPVYSHKTGTFEPPQYIKPSKFVIIEGLLGYSTRAARDAYDVKVYLAPPEQLRANWKIKRDTQKRGYTPEQVLAELEKREPDSEQYIRPQRQWSDIVVSFYPPSKEADESNGHLNVRLVLRPTIPHPDFTQILNLSNDDSESAIRLGLDRDMTKPVDVLEVDGHATLEQVNNLEHIICSDMPHLKNICDRESNPELGKIAGTTGETLQSYPLALTQLIITYHMLKATQTYQ
- a CDS encoding 5-(carboxyamino)imidazole ribonucleotide synthase, with the protein product MKRVGVIGGGQLAWMMGDAAQKLGVELLIQTPSRDDPAVAIAQETILAPVDDANATEILAKKCDVITFENEFVNLEALSSLAQQGISFRPRLEALAPLLDKYHQCCYLRDLGLPVPQFFALDKLENLESKMEYLGFPVVLKSRRHGYDGQGTFIIPDLATLQEKAGVTNKELSQSLFLLEEFVPFDRELAIIAARSVDGEIVAYPVVETQQEQQVCRRVIAPADITPNQAAEIEAIAHTLLNSLQVVGVFGIELFLTAQGKVLVNEIAPRTHNSGHFSIDACETSQFEQHLRAVCGLPLGNPRLQSTGAVMVNLLGYENSHNDYQSKRQQLAEIPQAHVHWYGKTESRPGRKLGHVTVLLDNQNQDSASVITQTVEAIWYPS
- a CDS encoding pitrilysin family protein; the encoded protein is MFPASVFRLDNGLTFIHQEIPTTPVVVADVWVRAGATLEPEPWFGMAHFLEHMIFKGTATLPPGMFDHNIENRGGVSNAATSHDYAHYSLTTAAPYLKDTLPHLGELLLNAAIPDDEFIRERDVVLEEIRSCEDDSDWIGFQSLIQSVYQHHPYGRSVLGTQKELMQQSPEAMRCFHRTHYQPENMTVVIVGGIGEQPAWELVNRSFVDFAERAKCPQSKKVVEPAIKGIRRQEISLPRIEQARLIMAWLVPGVEELRTAYGIDLLSVLLAEGRTSRLVRDLREDLQLVQGICSNFSLQRESSLFTITAWLEPENLEQVESLICAHLEDLQTIEISEQELTRTRRLLCNDYSFSTETPNQLTGLYGYYNTIAQAEVAVTYPQQVQSFNPQELQHLAKQYLSLQDYAVTVLKPC